The following proteins are encoded in a genomic region of Devosia lucknowensis:
- the cofE gene encoding coenzyme F420-0:L-glutamate ligase: MTPRFTVWGIPGIPEIGPGDDLVALIATAIEAQSAADPDAALLPGDILVVTSKIVSKAEGMQVPAAEREQAIAADTVRVVAERVHPGGTFRIVETRQGLVMAAAGIDMSNVPEGTALRLPADPDASARVLCEGLRRHFGVDIGIIVTDTIGRAWRIGQTDMAIGAAGVQLTDDLRGSNDANGRPLHVTQAVIADEIAGAADLVKGKTTGIPVAVVRGLGRFVLGLDAPGARTLSRTGDDDMFRFGSAEAYRLGYDAALADVKSKSKQRQD, from the coding sequence ATGACCCCACGCTTCACCGTCTGGGGCATTCCCGGCATTCCGGAAATCGGACCCGGTGACGACCTCGTCGCACTGATCGCTACCGCCATCGAGGCCCAATCGGCAGCCGACCCGGATGCTGCCCTCCTCCCCGGGGACATTCTCGTCGTAACCTCGAAGATCGTTTCCAAGGCAGAGGGCATGCAGGTGCCGGCCGCAGAGCGCGAACAGGCCATCGCGGCCGACACGGTTCGCGTCGTTGCCGAGCGCGTCCACCCGGGCGGCACGTTCCGGATCGTTGAAACGCGGCAGGGCCTGGTGATGGCCGCCGCGGGCATCGACATGTCCAACGTTCCCGAGGGCACGGCCCTGCGCCTTCCCGCCGACCCCGATGCCTCGGCCCGGGTTCTCTGCGAGGGGCTGCGTCGGCATTTCGGCGTCGATATCGGCATCATCGTCACGGACACGATCGGCCGTGCCTGGCGCATCGGACAGACCGACATGGCGATCGGCGCGGCAGGCGTGCAGCTGACCGACGACCTGCGCGGCAGCAATGACGCCAACGGGCGGCCGCTCCATGTCACGCAGGCCGTCATTGCCGACGAGATCGCCGGAGCGGCGGATCTGGTAAAGGGCAAGACGACGGGCATCCCAGTGGCGGTCGTGCGCGGCCTCGGCCGCTTCGTGCTGGGGCTCGATGCGCCTGGCGCGCGCACCCTCAGCCGCACCGGCGACGACGACATGTTCCGCTTCGGTTCGGCCGAAGCCTACCGCCTCGGCTATGATGCCGCGCTGGCGGACGTCAAATCCAAATCCAAGCAGCGTCAGGATTGA
- a CDS encoding putative F420-0 ABC transporter substrate-binding protein: protein MRFVAVIPLVALAGATPAFAATTYPLTIENCGQTVTFDAPPERVVTIKSTATELLLSLGLADRIVGVGFQDGPLPEALATDLPVLSDKLPSQEVVLEAEPDFVYGGWESNFAADGAGERPTLAQLGVATYVAPAACRSIKPTKLTFDQLFDEIGEMGEIFDVALDAEVVVEGQQAMLERVESDTRDLTAVWYSSGTKTPYVGAGSNAPAMILEALGLTNIFADVDDGWTSASWEAIVDANPDVIVLVDAAWNSAAQKKQLLAENPITRELDAVTNERYLIIPFPAAEAGVRNVPATADMAEQLARLDFGD from the coding sequence ATGCGGTTCGTCGCAGTCATCCCACTCGTGGCCCTCGCCGGCGCTACGCCGGCATTCGCGGCCACTACCTACCCCCTGACCATCGAGAATTGCGGCCAGACCGTCACCTTCGATGCACCGCCCGAGCGTGTGGTGACCATCAAGTCGACCGCGACCGAACTTCTGCTTTCGCTTGGCCTCGCTGACCGGATCGTCGGGGTCGGCTTCCAGGACGGGCCCTTGCCCGAGGCGCTCGCGACGGACCTCCCCGTCCTTTCCGACAAGCTGCCCAGCCAGGAAGTTGTGCTCGAGGCCGAACCCGACTTCGTCTATGGCGGCTGGGAAAGCAATTTTGCCGCCGACGGCGCCGGCGAACGGCCGACGCTGGCACAGCTTGGCGTTGCCACCTATGTCGCGCCCGCCGCCTGCCGCTCGATCAAGCCGACCAAACTCACCTTCGATCAGCTCTTCGATGAGATTGGCGAAATGGGAGAGATCTTCGACGTGGCCCTCGATGCCGAAGTCGTCGTCGAGGGACAGCAGGCAATGCTTGAGCGGGTGGAGTCCGATACCCGCGACTTGACCGCGGTCTGGTACTCCTCCGGCACAAAGACCCCTTATGTCGGCGCCGGCAGCAATGCGCCGGCCATGATCCTCGAGGCACTCGGCCTCACCAACATCTTCGCCGATGTCGACGACGGCTGGACCTCGGCCAGCTGGGAAGCCATCGTCGATGCCAACCCCGATGTCATCGTGCTGGTGGACGCCGCCTGGAACTCGGCCGCGCAGAAAAAGCAGCTGCTTGCCGAGAACCCGATCACCCGGGAACTCGATGCCGTCACGAACGAGCGTTATCTGATCATACCCTTCCCCGCCGCCGAAG